A genomic segment from Oncorhynchus clarkii lewisi isolate Uvic-CL-2024 chromosome 12, UVic_Ocla_1.0, whole genome shotgun sequence encodes:
- the LOC139421851 gene encoding tubulin alpha chain-like, giving the protein MRECISVHIGQAGVQMGNACWELYCLEHGFQPDGTIHANTAPQLTDSSFGTFFSETGAGKYVPRAIFLDLEPTVVDEIRNGHYRQLYHPEQLISGKEDAANNYARGHYTIGKEIVDSVMDRMRKMADQCTGLQGFLIFHSFGGGTGSGFGALLMECLSVDYGKKSKLEFSVYPAPQVSTAVVEPYNSILTTHTTLEHSDCSFMVDNEAIFDICKRNLGVERPSYTNLNRLIAQIVSSITASLRFDGALNVDLTEFQTNLVPYPRIHFPLVTYAPIISAEKAYHEQLSVPEITNACFEPANQMVKCDPRRGKYMACCLLYRGDVVPKDVNAAIASIKTRRSIQFVDWCPTGFKVGINYQPPTAVPGGDQAKVQRAVCMLSNTTAIAEAWSRLDHKFDLMYAKRAFVHWYVGEGMEEGEFSEAREDMAALEKDYEEVGADSGDACEDEEDEY; this is encoded by the exons ATG AGGGAGTGCATTTCTGTCCACATTGGCCAAGCAGGAGTCCAGATGGGCAATGCATGCTGGGAGTTGTATTGTCTGGAGCATGGTTTCCAGCCAGATGGGACCATCCATGCGAACACTGCTCCTCAATTGACTGACTCATCGTTTGGTACTTTCTTCAGTGAGACTGGGGCTGGGAAATATGTTCCCAGGGCCATCTTCTTAGATCTGGAGCCTACTGTTGTGG ATGAGATCAGGAATGGCCACTACCGTCAGCTGTATCACCCTGAACAACTCATCAGTGGCAAGGAAGACGCTGCCAATAACTACGCTCGTGGCCATTACACCATCGGCAAGGAGATTGTGGACTCTGTCATGGACAGGATGCGCAAAATG GCTGACCAATGCACTGGACTACAAGGGTTCCTCATCTTCCATAGTTTTGGAGGAGGGACCGGCTCTGGTTTTGGGGCCCTGTTGATGGAATGCCTGTCTGTGGATTACGGCAAGAAATCCAAACTAGAATTCTCAGTCTACCCTGCTCCCCAGGTGTCCACGGCAGTGGTGGAGCCCTACAACTCCATCCTGACCACCCACACCACCCTGGAGCACTCGGACTGCTCTTTCATGGTGGACAACGAGGCCATCTTTGACATCTGCAAGCGTAACCTGGGAGTGGAGCGACCATCTTACACCAACCTGAACCGCCTCATCGCCCAGATTGTGTCCTCCATCACAGCCTCCCTGCGCTTCGATGGAGCTCTCAACGTAGacctgacagagttccagaccaACCTTGTGCCTTACCCCCGTATCCACTTTCCCCTGGTCACCTATGCCCCCATCATCTCAGCAGAAAAGGCCTACCACGAGCAGCTCTCTGTCCCCGAGATCACCAACGCCTGCTTTGAGCCGGCtaaccagatggtgaagtgtgatccCAGACGCGGCAAGTACATGGCCTGCTGCTTGCTGTACCGCGGCGACGTGGTTCCCAAAGATGTCAACGCAGCCATCGCCAGCATCAAGACCCGGCGCAGCATCCAGTTTGTAGATTGGTGCCCCACTGGGTTCAAGGTGGGGATCAACTACCAACCCCCTACGGCGGTTCCTGGAGGAGACCAGGCCAAGGTCCAGAGGGCTGTGTGTATGCTGAGTAACACCACAGCCATCGCCGAGGCTTGGAGTCGTCTGGACCACAAGTTCGACCTGATGTACGCCAAGAGAGCCTTCGTGCACTGGTACGTGGGTGAGGGCATGGAGGAGGGAGAGTTCTCTGAGGCCAGAGAGGACATGGCTGCTCTGGAGAAggactatgaggaggtgggggcAGACTCTGGGGACGCCTGTGAGGACGAGGAAGATGAATACTAA